From a single Cyprinus carpio isolate SPL01 chromosome A3, ASM1834038v1, whole genome shotgun sequence genomic region:
- the si:ch211-157c3.4 gene encoding lipopolysaccharide-induced tumor necrosis factor-alpha factor homolog-like, with protein sequence MSADGTGNPPPYAIPVEGAKGSNVKVYHVHTPFTPKSSTIDDSRTQMASARPVQSTEARNKFVSYDSYELGRNPGMATCTSCQQQVLTNVTHKVGVYAWLMCLLFILCGFVLCCCLIPFFMKFFKDVYHTCPKCNKILHIEKKRCC encoded by the exons ATGAGTGCTGACGGAACCGGAAACCCACCTCCATATGCCATACCAG TAGAGGGTGCCAAGGGCTCCAACGTCAAGGTCTACCATGTGCACACTCCATTCACCCCAAAAAGCTCGACCATTGACGATTCTCGAACCCAGATGGCATCAGCCAGACCTG TTCAGTCAACGGAAGCCAGAAACAAATTCGTCAGCTACGATTCATATGAGCTGGGTCGCAATCCAGGAATGGCCACGTGCACAAGCTGCCAGCAGCAGGTCTTAACCAATGTCACCCACAAAGTGGGAGTTTACGCCTGGTTGATGTGCTTACTCTTCATTCTGTGCGG GTTTGTTTTGTGCTGCTGTCTGATTCCGTTCTTCATGAAGTTTTTCAAAGACGTCTATCACACATGCCCGAAATGCAATAAGATCCTGCACATTGAAAAGAAGCGATGCTGCTAA